In the genome of Nocardia terpenica, one region contains:
- a CDS encoding type I polyketide synthase, which yields MATSSEQVVAALRKSLADNERLRQENAELRRANDDPIVIVGMGCRYPGGVANPDGLWDLLMRGGDAIGPLPEDRGWDPRLVREHPGGGFLSDAAGFDAAFFGISPREALAMDPQQRLLLEVVWEALEDAGIDPLSLRDTRTGVFIGASNHEYAATLVHLTEDVTGHVMTGNTLSVVAGRVAYSLGLLGPVVTVDTACSSSLVALHQAVSAVRSGECGRAVVGGVAVMSSPGAFVEFSRVGGLSSDGRCRAFADDAGGTGWSEGCGVVVVERLSAARARGGRVLAVVAGTAVGSDGASNGLTAPSGPAQERVISDALAAAGLTPGQVDVVEAHGTGTALGDPIEAGALARVFGAASRDRSLLVGSVKSNIGHSQAAAGMAGVIKMVLALRRGWVPATLHVDVPSRHVNWDATVLELVAEGRAWPESGGVRCAGVSAFGISGTNAHVLLQQPPKAPAAPNDSDDLDPEQPLPWLVSARDPHALAALAGRLGALAERTELRDADISAALAHRRAALSHRAVLLPGTDRAPALAALAAGTETPDVVTGFVRRGGTALVLPGQGSQSLGMGRGLADRFPDFARAFDEACAALDPLLGQPLRDIVWGDEERLTDTRWAQPALFAYQIAAARLLESWGLVPDVLIGHSVGEIAAAHLSGALELADAARLVAARALAMADLPGRGAMAALSGDPDTLAALAERLPDGVAVAARNSSSSIVLSGDTAALDAVLATAGAAVRISRLRTSHAFHSPLMAPAAAPLAAAVADLRWSPPRLPVVSTVTGHEIEPDTWAEPGYWSTQLTATVRFAEAVSEAIGEFGAGRVLELGAHPSLIGHIATDHPDTAAAALGHRDLDPWLAAHRAAAAAWCAGADLPRWIAPGRAPGPHVDLPTYPFTHQRFWPPIPVPADDTDDAALYAVEWREIADAVAAAEPEPVHWISVEPGIPVAETATRALAALQDALTEDDTTLRVVVTHGAVAAAPGDRPDPAQAAVRGLALAALAETPDRFRLLDLPVGSTPEDAAPHHRPTSDEPDVAVRDDQRRGPRWAAIESADTIDSAPIGDGPVLITGGTGGVGAAVARHLIASGATHLVLLSRRGPDAPGAAELRADLAESGATIDIVACDAADPAAFAAVLADLPAPPSLVVHAAGVLDDGLLANQTPERLLATLRAKIDAIAALDAAVADDTEIVVFSSVAGVLGSAGQSTYVAANAALDAWATARRLEGARRRTIAWGPWALGAGMADGADAATERRRESGGLTGLSAESALALFDAARRRPEPMVVATAVRRDRLAALGPALPAAWRDLVPSAAREPVADNAPEPASWSRLANLPRREQLNAVLDLVRTSAATVLGHRGPDAAAAIGAEHEFRSLGFDSLTSVELRNRLAAATGQRLSPTLAFDYPTPRRLADHLTNLLGGHTNTLVPEVSRRQPVDDDPIVIVGLGCRFPGGAENPDGFWELLVQGRDAIGPLPDDRGWDPEVVAAGPGGGFLSDAAGFDAGFFGISPREALAMDPQQRLLLEVVWEALEDAGIDPLSLRDSRTGVFVGTNGQDYVGALIGSGVDVGGHLGTGNAASVLSGRIAYFLGLSGPVVTVDTACSSSLVALHQAVGAVQGGECSRAVVGGVTVMSGPGAFMEFSRVGGLSPDGRCRAFAEGEGGTGWSEGCGVVVVERLSAARERGGRVLAVVGGSAVGSDGASNGLTAPSGPAQERVIAQALATAGLGPADVDVLEAHGTGTALGDPIEAGALERVFGAEPRDRSLLLGSVKSNIGHTQGAAGMAGLIKMVLAMEHGWVPATLHVQEPSRFVDWDQSVLELVDQGRSWPTGPSGVRRAGISSFGISGTNAHVVLLQAPQPAPDERPTPAGDDLPLVLSAATPTALARAADRIARHIDPESTPPHALSATLARRARLPHRAAIVTGTDTAAAALAALARGDQHPALITGVARPGGTGILFPGQGTQRLGMGRELAAADPTFAAAFDEACAALDAFLDRPLREVCWGDEATLTDTRWAQPALFAYQIAAYRLLEARGLEPAVLLGHSVGEITAAHAAGALGLADAARLVVARGRLMSETTADGSMAAVSGRPDALAELAADLPAGVVVAARNSSTSIVLSGDTAALDAVLTGLDAELRVSRLHTSHAFHSPLMAPAADALAAVAGELRWSAPHTPVASTVTGRMLEPGAWADPAHWATQLTEPVLFADAVTAAAKSTGLARWIELGVHPSLVGHVRTDHDTRAHCLGHRDEPPAATLRRALAQLWCDGAEFAAWPATAGPHLTLPTYPFEHQRFWPPVTTGLTYLREEWTPLGLAAGTPSGRWLLHTDGTIDAALAALRDALAADVTATDEDLRAALTDDIPPAGVLAVVDTVNAVPDLVRVLAAAQQTGAETRLWCLTRGAVEPGAAQPDSATPEAAAVWGLGRSAALEHPGLWGGLLDLPPNTDDAQRDARAVAAALAAGGEDQIAVRDGQAHARRLAAMPRTVGAESWQPSGTVLITGGTGALGGRIAVWSAEHGADRIVLAGRRGPDAPGADDLRTAIESRGATVHFAALDIADEAAVTALLADLDTGPAPTAVVHAAGVLDDAPLTALEPALLASTARPKAVGAAVLDAATRGRDMDFIVLTSVAGVWGSGGQGAYSAANAAADAIVRRRRRAGERAVAIAWGPWDGGGMASDPQARAALTRRGLRPIDPQRALDVLPTLARGPEPVVAVADLDLERFVATFTSLRPAALLADLAVPTRTRSGERTVADAGGADAPTPPWRAAWDRAEPTDRLDLVTGLVRTEVGEVLGHTRVTALDAATPLRDLGLDSLTSVDLRDRIRAATGLDLPTTLAFDHPSIGELAAEVHRELASAGTDAVLADVDRLAVRLRDHLPDEHREHLRLRLREILAGLEETDDEPDTPLGATSARERLAEADDEALFAFISEIRGG from the coding sequence ATGGCAACTTCTTCCGAACAGGTCGTCGCCGCGCTGCGCAAGTCGCTGGCGGACAACGAGCGGCTGCGCCAGGAGAACGCGGAACTCCGCAGGGCGAACGACGATCCGATCGTGATCGTGGGCATGGGCTGCCGGTATCCGGGCGGCGTGGCGAACCCGGACGGCCTCTGGGACCTGCTGATGCGCGGCGGCGACGCCATCGGCCCGCTGCCGGAGGACCGGGGCTGGGACCCGAGGCTGGTGCGCGAGCACCCCGGCGGCGGATTCCTCTCCGACGCGGCCGGTTTCGATGCCGCGTTCTTCGGCATCTCGCCGCGCGAGGCGCTGGCCATGGACCCGCAGCAGCGGCTGCTGCTGGAGGTGGTGTGGGAGGCGCTGGAGGACGCGGGCATCGACCCGCTCTCGCTGCGCGACACCCGCACCGGCGTGTTCATCGGCGCCAGCAACCACGAATACGCCGCCACCCTGGTGCATCTCACCGAGGACGTCACCGGGCACGTGATGACGGGCAACACCCTCAGCGTCGTGGCGGGCCGGGTGGCGTACTCGCTCGGCCTGCTGGGCCCGGTGGTGACCGTGGACACCGCGTGCTCGTCGTCGCTGGTGGCCCTGCATCAGGCGGTGAGCGCCGTGCGCAGCGGGGAATGCGGCCGCGCGGTGGTCGGCGGCGTGGCGGTCATGTCGAGTCCCGGTGCGTTCGTGGAGTTCTCGCGCGTCGGCGGCCTGTCCTCGGACGGCCGCTGCCGGGCCTTCGCCGACGACGCGGGCGGGACCGGGTGGAGCGAGGGCTGCGGCGTCGTCGTGGTCGAGCGGCTCAGCGCCGCCCGGGCGCGGGGCGGGCGGGTGCTGGCCGTGGTGGCGGGCACCGCCGTCGGCTCCGACGGCGCGTCCAACGGCCTGACCGCCCCGTCGGGCCCCGCCCAGGAGCGGGTGATCTCCGATGCGCTGGCCGCCGCGGGACTGACCCCGGGCCAGGTGGACGTGGTGGAGGCGCACGGAACCGGTACCGCGCTGGGCGATCCCATCGAGGCGGGCGCGCTGGCCCGGGTGTTCGGCGCCGCGTCCCGGGACCGGTCGCTGCTGGTGGGTTCGGTGAAATCGAATATCGGCCACAGCCAGGCCGCCGCCGGTATGGCCGGGGTGATCAAGATGGTGCTGGCCCTGCGCCGGGGCTGGGTCCCGGCGACCCTGCACGTGGATGTGCCGTCGCGGCACGTGAATTGGGACGCCACGGTGCTGGAACTGGTGGCCGAGGGGCGGGCGTGGCCGGAGTCCGGCGGCGTGCGCTGCGCGGGTGTGTCGGCCTTCGGCATCTCCGGGACGAACGCGCACGTACTGCTGCAACAGCCGCCGAAAGCCCCTGCCGCCCCGAATGATTCGGACGACCTCGACCCGGAACAGCCGCTGCCCTGGCTGGTGTCCGCCCGCGACCCGCACGCCCTCGCGGCCCTCGCCGGACGCCTGGGCGCCCTGGCCGAGCGCACCGAGTTGCGCGACGCCGATATCTCCGCCGCGCTGGCCCACCGCCGCGCCGCGCTCTCCCACCGCGCGGTGCTGCTGCCGGGCACCGACCGCGCACCGGCGCTGGCCGCCCTCGCCGCCGGAACCGAAACGCCCGATGTGGTCACCGGATTCGTCCGGCGCGGCGGCACCGCGCTGGTGCTGCCCGGCCAGGGCTCGCAATCGCTGGGCATGGGCCGCGGGCTCGCCGACCGGTTCCCGGACTTCGCGCGCGCCTTCGACGAGGCCTGCGCCGCCCTGGATCCCCTGCTGGGACAACCACTCCGCGATATCGTCTGGGGCGACGAGGAGAGGCTGACCGACACCCGCTGGGCCCAGCCCGCGCTGTTCGCCTACCAGATCGCCGCCGCTCGGCTGCTCGAATCCTGGGGTCTGGTCCCCGATGTCCTGATCGGCCATTCGGTCGGCGAGATCGCCGCCGCGCACCTCTCGGGCGCGCTCGAGCTGGCCGACGCCGCGCGGCTGGTCGCCGCCCGCGCGCTGGCCATGGCCGACCTGCCCGGCCGCGGCGCGATGGCGGCGCTGTCCGGCGACCCCGACACCCTCGCCGCCCTGGCCGAGCGGCTGCCCGACGGCGTGGCGGTGGCCGCCCGCAACTCCTCGTCCAGCATCGTGCTGTCCGGCGACACCGCAGCGCTCGACGCCGTGCTTGCCACAGCCGGTGCGGCGGTGCGGATTTCGCGGCTGCGCACGAGCCACGCCTTCCACTCCCCGCTGATGGCGCCCGCCGCCGCCCCGCTCGCCGCGGCGGTCGCGGACCTGCGCTGGTCGCCGCCGCGGCTGCCCGTGGTGTCCACCGTGACCGGGCACGAGATCGAACCGGACACCTGGGCCGAGCCCGGCTACTGGTCCACCCAGCTCACCGCGACCGTCCGCTTCGCGGAGGCGGTCTCGGAGGCGATCGGCGAATTCGGCGCGGGCCGCGTGCTGGAGCTCGGCGCGCATCCGAGCCTGATCGGCCATATCGCCACCGACCACCCCGACACCGCCGCGGCTGCGCTCGGCCACCGCGACCTGGATCCGTGGCTCGCCGCGCACCGGGCGGCCGCCGCCGCGTGGTGCGCCGGGGCGGACCTGCCCCGCTGGATCGCGCCCGGCCGCGCGCCCGGCCCGCACGTCGACCTGCCCACGTATCCCTTTACCCACCAGCGCTTCTGGCCGCCCATCCCGGTGCCCGCCGACGATACCGACGATGCCGCGCTGTACGCGGTCGAGTGGCGCGAGATCGCCGACGCCGTGGCCGCCGCCGAACCCGAACCGGTGCACTGGATCTCGGTGGAGCCGGGAATTCCGGTGGCCGAGACCGCGACCCGGGCGCTGGCCGCGCTCCAGGACGCCCTGACCGAGGACGACACCACCCTCCGCGTCGTGGTCACCCACGGCGCGGTCGCCGCCGCACCGGGCGACCGGCCCGATCCCGCCCAGGCCGCCGTGCGCGGCCTCGCGCTCGCCGCGCTCGCCGAGACACCCGACCGCTTCCGGCTCCTCGACCTCCCGGTCGGCTCCACACCGGAAGACGCCGCGCCGCACCACCGTCCCACCTCGGACGAACCCGATGTCGCCGTCCGCGACGACCAGCGCCGCGGACCCCGCTGGGCCGCAATCGAATCCGCCGACACCATCGATAGCGCGCCGATCGGCGACGGCCCGGTCCTGATCACGGGCGGCACGGGTGGGGTGGGCGCCGCCGTGGCCCGCCACCTGATCGCCTCCGGCGCCACCCATCTGGTCCTGCTGAGCCGCCGCGGCCCGGACGCCCCCGGCGCGGCCGAATTGCGCGCGGACCTCGCCGAATCCGGGGCGACCATCGACATCGTGGCCTGCGATGCGGCCGACCCGGCGGCATTCGCGGCCGTGCTGGCCGACCTGCCCGCGCCGCCGTCGCTGGTCGTGCACGCCGCCGGTGTGCTCGACGACGGGCTGCTCGCGAACCAGACCCCGGAGCGGCTGCTCGCCACGCTGCGCGCCAAGATCGATGCCATTGCCGCCCTCGACGCCGCCGTGGCCGACGACACCGAGATCGTCGTGTTCTCCTCGGTGGCAGGCGTATTGGGGTCGGCGGGCCAGTCCACCTATGTCGCGGCCAATGCCGCACTGGATGCCTGGGCCACCGCCCGCCGCCTCGAGGGCGCCCGCCGCCGCACCATTGCGTGGGGACCCTGGGCGCTGGGCGCCGGAATGGCCGACGGGGCCGACGCGGCCACCGAGCGGCGGCGCGAAAGCGGCGGCCTCACCGGCCTTTCCGCGGAGTCGGCGCTCGCCCTGTTCGATGCCGCGCGCCGCCGCCCCGAACCGATGGTGGTCGCCACCGCCGTGCGCCGCGACCGGCTCGCCGCGCTCGGCCCGGCCCTGCCCGCCGCCTGGCGCGACCTGGTGCCGTCGGCCGCGCGAGAACCGGTGGCGGACAACGCACCCGAACCCGCCTCCTGGTCCCGCCTGGCGAATCTGCCCCGCCGCGAACAGCTCAATGCGGTCCTGGACCTGGTCCGGACCTCGGCGGCGACGGTGCTCGGGCATCGCGGCCCGGACGCGGCCGCGGCCATCGGCGCCGAACACGAATTCCGCAGCCTCGGTTTCGATTCCCTGACCTCGGTGGAACTGCGCAACCGCCTCGCGGCCGCCACCGGCCAGCGGCTGTCGCCCACCCTGGCCTTCGACTACCCGACGCCGCGGCGGCTCGCCGACCACCTGACGAATCTGCTCGGCGGCCACACGAACACGCTCGTCCCGGAGGTGTCCCGGCGGCAGCCGGTCGACGACGATCCGATCGTGATCGTGGGTCTGGGCTGCCGCTTCCCCGGCGGCGCGGAGAATCCGGACGGCTTCTGGGAGTTGCTGGTCCAGGGCCGGGACGCCATCGGCCCGCTCCCGGACGACCGCGGCTGGGACCCGGAGGTGGTCGCCGCGGGCCCCGGCGGCGGATTCCTGTCCGACGCGGCCGGTTTCGATGCCGGGTTCTTCGGCATCTCGCCGCGTGAGGCCCTTGCCATGGACCCGCAGCAGCGGCTGCTGCTCGAAGTGGTGTGGGAGGCATTGGAAGACGCGGGTATCGATCCGCTGTCGTTGCGGGACAGCCGAACCGGCGTGTTCGTCGGCACCAATGGCCAGGATTACGTTGGCGCGCTGATAGGTTCGGGCGTCGATGTCGGCGGCCACCTGGGAACGGGCAATGCGGCCAGCGTCCTGTCCGGCCGCATCGCCTACTTCCTGGGCCTGTCCGGCCCGGTGGTCACGGTCGATACCGCGTGCTCGTCCTCGCTGGTGGCCCTGCATCAGGCCGTCGGCGCGGTACAGGGCGGCGAATGCTCCCGAGCCGTCGTCGGCGGTGTCACCGTCATGTCCGGCCCCGGGGCATTCATGGAATTCTCCCGGGTCGGCGGCCTCTCACCGGACGGCCGCTGCCGCGCCTTCGCCGAGGGCGAGGGCGGCACCGGCTGGAGCGAGGGTTGCGGCGTCGTGGTGGTCGAGCGATTGAGCGCGGCCCGCGAACGCGGCGGCCGAGTCCTGGCCGTGGTCGGTGGTTCGGCGGTCGGATCCGACGGCGCCTCCAATGGTTTGACCGCCCCCTCGGGTCCGGCACAGGAACGCGTCATCGCCCAGGCGCTGGCGACGGCTGGCCTCGGCCCCGCCGACGTCGACGTGCTCGAGGCCCACGGAACCGGTACCGCGCTGGGCGATCCCATCGAAGCGGGTGCGCTCGAACGCGTCTTCGGGGCCGAACCGCGCGACCGCTCGCTGCTGCTGGGTTCGGTGAAGTCGAATATCGGCCACACCCAGGGAGCGGCCGGGATGGCCGGTCTGATCAAGATGGTGCTGGCCATGGAACACGGCTGGGTCCCCGCCACCCTGCACGTGCAGGAGCCGTCCCGATTCGTCGACTGGGACCAATCGGTCCTCGAACTGGTCGACCAGGGCCGATCCTGGCCGACCGGACCGAGCGGCGTTCGGCGCGCGGGCATTTCGTCGTTCGGCATCTCCGGCACGAACGCCCACGTGGTGCTGCTGCAAGCACCGCAGCCCGCCCCCGACGAGCGGCCGACCCCGGCGGGCGACGACCTGCCGCTGGTGCTGTCCGCCGCGACCCCCACGGCGCTGGCCCGCGCCGCCGACCGGATCGCCCGGCACATCGATCCGGAATCCACGCCGCCGCACGCCCTTTCGGCCACGCTGGCCCGCCGGGCCCGGCTCCCGCACCGAGCCGCCATCGTGACCGGCACGGACACCGCCGCGGCCGCGCTCGCGGCACTCGCCCGGGGCGACCAGCACCCCGCGCTGATCACCGGCGTCGCCCGGCCCGGCGGCACCGGAATCCTGTTCCCCGGCCAGGGCACCCAGCGCCTCGGCATGGGACGCGAACTCGCCGCGGCCGACCCGACATTCGCGGCCGCCTTCGACGAGGCGTGCGCGGCGCTGGACGCCTTCCTCGACCGCCCCCTGCGCGAGGTGTGCTGGGGCGACGAGGCGACGCTGACCGACACCCGCTGGGCCCAGCCCGCGCTGTTCGCCTACCAGATCGCCGCGTACCGGCTGCTCGAGGCCCGGGGCCTGGAACCCGCCGTGCTCCTTGGCCATTCGGTCGGCGAGATCACCGCCGCCCACGCCGCGGGCGCGCTCGGCCTCGCCGACGCCGCCCGCCTCGTGGTCGCCCGCGGCCGCCTCATGTCCGAGACCACCGCGGACGGATCCATGGCGGCGGTGTCCGGGCGGCCCGACGCGCTCGCCGAGCTCGCCGCCGACCTGCCCGCGGGAGTGGTTGTCGCCGCACGCAACTCGTCCACCAGCATCGTCCTGTCCGGCGACACCGCCGCGCTGGACGCGGTCCTGACCGGACTCGATGCCGAGCTGCGCGTCTCGCGGCTGCACACCAGCCACGCCTTCCACTCACCCCTGATGGCCCCGGCCGCCGACGCCCTGGCCGCCGTCGCGGGCGAGCTGCGCTGGTCCGCGCCGCACACCCCGGTCGCCTCCACGGTCACCGGCAGGATGCTCGAACCCGGCGCCTGGGCCGACCCCGCGCACTGGGCGACCCAGCTGACCGAGCCGGTGCTGTTCGCCGACGCCGTCACCGCCGCCGCCAAGTCCACCGGCCTGGCCCGGTGGATCGAGCTCGGCGTGCACCCGTCGCTGGTCGGACACGTCCGGACCGATCACGACACGCGCGCCCACTGCCTCGGCCACCGCGACGAACCCCCCGCCGCCACCCTGCGCCGCGCACTGGCCCAACTGTGGTGCGACGGAGCCGAATTCGCCGCCTGGCCCGCCACCGCGGGCCCGCACCTGACCCTGCCCACCTACCCCTTCGAACACCAGCGCTTCTGGCCGCCGGTCACCACCGGCCTGACCTACCTGCGCGAGGAGTGGACCCCGCTCGGCCTCGCCGCCGGGACACCGTCCGGGCGGTGGCTGCTGCACACCGACGGCACGATCGATGCGGCCCTCGCCGCCCTGCGCGACGCGCTCGCCGCCGATGTCACCGCCACCGACGAGGACCTGCGGGCGGCCCTGACCGACGACATCCCCCCGGCCGGTGTGCTCGCCGTCGTGGACACCGTGAACGCCGTCCCCGACCTGGTGCGCGTGCTCGCCGCCGCCCAGCAGACCGGCGCCGAGACCAGGCTGTGGTGCCTGACCCGCGGCGCCGTCGAACCCGGTGCGGCCCAACCCGATTCCGCGACGCCGGAGGCCGCCGCCGTGTGGGGGCTCGGCCGCAGCGCGGCACTGGAACACCCCGGCCTGTGGGGCGGCCTGCTCGACCTGCCGCCGAACACCGACGACGCCCAGCGCGACGCCCGCGCGGTGGCCGCGGCCCTCGCCGCGGGCGGCGAGGACCAGATCGCCGTCCGCGACGGACAGGCCCACGCCCGCCGCCTCGCCGCCATGCCGCGCACGGTCGGCGCCGAATCCTGGCAGCCGTCGGGAACCGTGCTGATCACCGGCGGCACCGGCGCGCTGGGTGGGCGGATCGCGGTGTGGTCCGCCGAGCACGGCGCCGACCGCATCGTGCTCGCCGGTCGCCGCGGCCCCGACGCCCCCGGCGCCGACGACCTGCGCACCGCCATCGAATCCCGCGGCGCCACCGTGCATTTCGCGGCGCTCGACATCGCCGACGAGGCGGCGGTCACCGCACTGCTGGCCGACCTGGACACCGGGCCCGCCCCGACGGCCGTCGTGCACGCGGCCGGTGTGCTCGACGACGCCCCCCTCACCGCGCTGGAACCCGCGCTGCTGGCCTCGACCGCGCGCCCGAAGGCGGTCGGCGCGGCCGTCCTGGACGCGGCCACCCGCGGCCGCGATATGGACTTCATCGTCCTGACCTCCGTCGCCGGGGTGTGGGGCAGCGGCGGCCAGGGCGCGTACTCGGCGGCGAACGCCGCGGCCGACGCCATCGTCCGTCGCCGTCGCCGGGCCGGGGAACGCGCCGTCGCCATCGCCTGGGGACCCTGGGACGGCGGCGGCATGGCGAGCGATCCGCAGGCGCGGGCCGCGCTGACCCGACGCGGGCTGCGGCCGATCGATCCGCAACGCGCCCTTGACGTTCTGCCCACCCTCGCCCGCGGCCCGGAGCCGGTGGTCGCCGTCGCCGACCTGGACCTGGAACGGTTCGTCGCCACCTTCACCAGTCTGCGCCCCGCCGCGCTGCTGGCGGACCTGGCCGTGCCCACCCGCACGCGATCGGGCGAGCGGACGGTGGCGGACGCGGGCGGTGCGGACGCGCCGACCCCGCCGTGGCGGGCGGCCTGGGATCGGGCCGAGCCCACCGACCGCCTCGACCTGGTCACCGGCCTGGTCCGCACGGAGGTCGGCGAGGTGCTCGGTCACACCCGGGTGACCGCGCTGGACGCGGCGACCCCGCTGCGCGATCTCGGTCTCGACTCGCTGACCTCGGTCGACCTGCGCGACCGCATCCGCGCCGCCACCGGCCTGGACCTGCCCACCACCCTCGCCTTCGACCACCCCTCGATCGGCGAGCTCGCCGCCGAGGTGCACCGCGAATTGGCCTCCGCCGGAACCGATGCCGTGCTCGCCGACGTCGACCGGCTCGCCGTCCGGCTCCGCGACCACCTCCCCGACGAGCACCGCGAACACCTGCGGCTGCGGTTGCGCGAGATCCTGGCGGGCCTCGAGGAGACCGACGACGAACCGGACACCCCCCTCGGCGCGACCTCGGCGCGGGAACGGCTGGCCGAGGCCGACGACGAGGCGCTGTTCGCCTTCATCAGCGAGATCCGGGGCGGGTAG
- a CDS encoding thioesterase II family protein, translating to MTMISPDTGVWLRRYAPSDVTDKVLVCFPHAGGSATYYLPVARALASVTDVVALQYPGRQDRRADPCIDDLGALADAIVPQLLPLAGKKIRFFGHSMGATLAFEVARRLEANGTEIACLVASGRRAPSRHRDETVHLSGDDGLLAELTKLSGTDAKLLADEEVRQMILPSLRSDYKAAETYRYRPGPPLRCPIIALAGDADPKATLDEVAAWEEHTTGPFRFRQWPGGHFFLTDHQAEVLDVLREEIGRE from the coding sequence ATGACGATGATTTCCCCGGACACCGGGGTGTGGTTACGTCGCTACGCGCCCTCGGACGTTACCGACAAGGTGCTGGTGTGCTTCCCGCACGCGGGTGGTTCGGCCACCTACTACCTCCCCGTCGCGCGCGCCCTTGCCTCGGTGACCGACGTTGTCGCCCTGCAATATCCGGGCCGCCAGGACCGCCGCGCCGATCCCTGCATCGATGACCTCGGCGCACTCGCCGACGCCATCGTCCCGCAGCTGCTGCCGTTGGCGGGCAAGAAGATCCGGTTCTTCGGGCACAGCATGGGCGCGACCCTCGCCTTCGAGGTGGCCCGCCGCCTGGAGGCGAACGGCACCGAGATCGCCTGCCTCGTCGCGTCCGGTCGGCGCGCCCCGTCGCGGCACCGCGACGAGACCGTCCACCTCAGCGGCGACGACGGCCTGCTCGCGGAGCTGACCAAGCTGTCCGGCACCGACGCGAAACTGCTTGCCGACGAAGAGGTCCGGCAGATGATCCTGCCGTCGCTGCGCAGCGACTACAAGGCCGCCGAAACCTACCGCTACCGGCCGGGCCCGCCGCTGCGCTGCCCGATCATCGCGCTGGCGGGCGACGCCGACCCCAAGGCCACCCTGGACGAGGTCGCCGCGTGGGAGGAGCACACCACCGGCCCGTTCCGGTTCCGGCAGTGGCCCGGCGGCCATTTCTTCCTGACCGACCACCAGGCGGAGGTACTCGACGTGCTGCGCGAGGAGATCGGTCGTGAGTGA
- a CDS encoding alpha/beta fold hydrolase translates to MTTAAGIAVVERGEGAPVVLLHGGLGTHVTWLPFVDAAGNGLRFFLFDSPGHGGSDPLDSPLTYSLAADRVAAAIAELGLDRPLVGGWSDGGQIALELAVRHPGTAGALIVGGAYPRFDRGGIRDKHRMLLGANRRNEPNLEFLDYCLGEEGPTIKGWHPGGEPQWRRVVEDSAHMWLTYEGLSDEQLAGIDIPVLVLGADQDELVGPEMTVELFRALSGSAAELAIIPGSDHDAIRTPTGAPRFVPPFRAFTDRVAK, encoded by the coding sequence ATGACGACGGCCGCCGGAATCGCGGTCGTCGAACGGGGCGAGGGCGCGCCGGTCGTCCTGCTGCACGGCGGCCTCGGCACCCATGTCACCTGGTTGCCGTTCGTCGACGCGGCCGGAAACGGCCTGCGCTTCTTCCTGTTCGACAGCCCCGGACACGGCGGGTCCGACCCGCTCGACTCGCCGCTGACCTATTCGCTGGCGGCCGACCGGGTGGCCGCCGCCATTGCCGAACTCGGCCTGGACCGTCCCCTCGTCGGCGGCTGGAGCGACGGCGGCCAGATCGCCCTCGAACTCGCCGTCCGCCATCCGGGCACGGCGGGCGCGCTGATCGTCGGCGGCGCCTATCCGCGATTCGATCGCGGCGGCATCCGCGACAAGCACCGAATGCTGCTCGGCGCCAACCGGCGCAACGAACCCAATCTCGAATTCCTCGACTACTGCCTCGGCGAAGAAGGCCCGACCATCAAGGGCTGGCACCCGGGCGGCGAACCGCAGTGGCGGCGGGTCGTGGAGGATTCGGCCCACATGTGGCTGACCTACGAGGGCCTGTCCGATGAACAGCTGGCGGGCATCGACATTCCGGTCCTCGTCCTCGGCGCGGACCAGGACGAGCTGGTCGGCCCGGAGATGACCGTGGAACTGTTCCGCGCCCTGTCCGGGTCCGCCGCCGAGCTGGCGATCATCCCCGGCTCCGACCACGACGCCATCCGAACCCCCACGGGCGCACCACGTTTCGTCCCCCCGTTCCGCGCGTTCACCGACCGTGTCGCCAAATAA
- the rfbA gene encoding glucose-1-phosphate thymidylyltransferase RfbA translates to MRGIILAGGAGTRLHPLTIGVSKQLMPVYDKPMIYYPLSTLMLAGIRDILVITTPHDAAQFQRLLGDGSAWGISLTYTVQPEPDGLARSFILGADHIGNDSVALILGDNLFYGPTLGRQLSQLNAVDGATIFGYRVSDPSAYGVIEFDKNGIAVSITEKPAAPKSQYAVPGMYFYDNQVIEIARGLRPSARGEYEITDVNNAYLAMGKLNVEVLPRGTAWLDTGTVESLLEAAQFVRTIERRQGMKIGAPEEIAWRKKYISDEELAAHARRLAKSGYGEYLESLLVAE, encoded by the coding sequence ATGCGTGGAATTATCCTGGCGGGAGGGGCGGGTACGCGCCTGCACCCGCTCACCATCGGGGTGAGCAAGCAGCTCATGCCCGTGTACGACAAACCGATGATCTACTATCCGCTGTCCACGCTGATGCTGGCCGGGATCCGGGACATCCTGGTCATCACCACACCCCACGACGCCGCGCAGTTCCAGCGGTTGCTCGGGGACGGCAGCGCCTGGGGCATCTCGCTCACCTACACCGTGCAGCCCGAGCCGGACGGTTTGGCCCGGTCGTTCATCCTGGGCGCGGACCATATCGGCAACGACTCGGTGGCGCTCATCCTGGGCGACAACCTGTTCTACGGTCCCACGCTGGGGCGGCAGCTCAGTCAGCTGAACGCCGTCGACGGGGCCACGATCTTCGGTTACCGGGTGTCGGATCCCTCGGCGTACGGCGTGATCGAGTTCGACAAGAACGGGATCGCCGTGTCGATCACCGAGAAGCCCGCGGCGCCCAAGAGCCAGTACGCGGTGCCGGGGATGTACTTCTACGACAATCAGGTCATCGAGATCGCCCGCGGGTTGCGGCCTTCCGCCCGTGGGGAATACGAGATCACCGACGTGAACAATGCCTACCTCGCGATGGGGAAGCTGAATGTCGAGGTGCTGCCGCGCGGTACGGCGTGGCTGGACACCGGCACCGTGGAGTCGCTGCTGGAGGCGGCCCAGTTCGTGCGCACCATCGAGCGCAGGCAGGGAATGAAGATCGGCGCGCCGGAGGAGATCGCCTGGCGCAAGAAATACATCAGCGACGAGGAATTGGCCGCGCATGCCCGGCGGCTGGCGAAGTCCGGGTACGGGGAGTATCTGGAGAGCCTGCTGGTCGCGGAGTGA